One window from the genome of Mauremys mutica isolate MM-2020 ecotype Southern chromosome 4, ASM2049712v1, whole genome shotgun sequence encodes:
- the BEST1 gene encoding bestrophin-1: protein MTVTYTNRVADARLGTFSQLLLRWKGSIYKLLYCEFFIFITLYFSISLTYRLILNASQRLMFEKLALYCNNYAELIPVSFVLGFYVALVVSRWWGQYESIPWPDRIMNLVSSNVDGQDEYGRLLRRTLMRYSNLCSVLILRSVSTAVYKRFPSTEHIVRAGLMTPEEHKKFESLNSPHNKFWIPCVWFSNLAVKARNEGRIRDSVLLQGILNELNTLRSQCGRLYGYDWISIPLVYTQVVTVAVYSFFLACLIGRQFLDPAKGYPGHELDLFVPVFTLLQFFFYAGWLKVAEQLINPFGEDDDDFETNWLIDRNLQVSLLAVDDMHQDLPLMEKDLYWNESYPQPPYTAATAEYKRTSFLGSTFDISMQKEEMEFQPLEQIKENEEANHSTPLLGHLGRLLGVQSPSFSRSSSRMNLPRKRNDLLSPFPHYLYQDVGKPGSPCSANQQRGDSSHPGSSSQEQWDNEDRKLREFDAFVSTPFYERPGFYSAPQTPISSIPMIFPSRRPGRKKPPALSSIVACSTSLRDNFANLSPSRASDVDKSQSSLGSAVKETFVWPGERDKAPDSLVVTVEEGENNTLNNKMNEVAPVRSPGPQAIVSVSPKFPFLAESPDHEKQGSFKSLKSLKSRRHPWLTLENMTPAATPNSDNPSNFHTPSMRTPGSSGPLFFSFTPVTSPMLERSRLGNSGIVPSPSSDDASSALVQASIEVSGTGRETGNGNASAHHTEEQRRAESPSPNDSGISLAEGDYVGLMEVIMEASENVSDEVDRYS, encoded by the exons GCTGAGCTGATCCCTGTGTCCTTCGTGCTGG GTTTCTATGTAGCCCTGGTGGTATCTCGCTGGTGGGGTCAGTACGAGAGCATCCCATGGCCCGACCGCATCATGAACCTGGTCTCCAGTAACGTGGATGGACAGGACGAGTATGGGCGCCTCCTGCGGCGCACCCTGATGCGCTACAGCAACCTTTGCAGTGTGCTGATCCTCCGGTCCGTCAGCACCGCCGTCTACAAGCGCTTCCCCAGCACAGAGCACATTGTGCGAGCAG GCCTCATGACCCCAGAAGAGCACAAGAAGTTTGAGAGCCTGAACTCTCCCCACAACAAGTTCTGGATCCCCTGTGTGTGGTTCTCGAACCTGGCTGTGAAGGCGCGGAACGAGGGCAGGATCCGGGATAGCGTGCTGCTCCAGGGCATCCTGAAC GAACTAAATACCTTGCGTAGCCAGTGTGGGCGACTCTATGGGTATGACTGGATCAGCATCCCGCTGGTCTACACTCAG GTGGTCACGGTGGCCGTTTACAGCTTCTTCCTGGCCTGCCTGATCGGCCGGCAGTTCTTGGACCCAGCGAAGGGGTATCCTGGCCATGAGCTGGATCTCTTTGTGCCTGTCTTCACTCTCCTGCAGTTCTTCTTCTACGCTGGCTGGTTAAAG GTGGCTGAACAGCTCATCAACCCATTCGGAGAGGATGATGATGATTTTGAAACCAACTGGCTCATCGACAGGAATCTGCAG GTCTCCCTTCTCGCTGTGGATGACATGCACCAAGATCTGCCCCTCATGGAGAAGGACCTGTACTGGAATGAGTCCTATCCACAGCCACCCTACACCGCAGCCACTGCTGAGTATAAGCGGACATCATTTCTTGGCTCAACCTTTGACATTAG CATGCAGAAAGAAGAGATGGAATTCCAGCCGCTGGAGCAAATTAAAGAGAATGAGGAGGCAAACCACTCTACACCACTGCTGGGACATCTGGGCCGCTTGCTGGGGGTCCAGTCACCGAGTTTCTCCAGGTCATCCTCCCGGATGAACCTGCCACGCAAGAGGAATGACCTCTTGTCCCCCTTCCCTCATTACTTGTACCAGGATGTAGGGaaacctggaagcccctgcagtgCCAATCAGCAAAGGGGAGACTCCTCCCACCCAGGCTCCAGTTCACAGGAGCAATGGGACAATGAAGATAGAAAACTGAGAGAGTTTGATGCCTTCGTGTCAACCCCCTTCTATGAGAGACCTGGCTTTTATAGTGCTCCACAGACACCAATCAGCTCCATCCCTATGATCTTCCCATCCAGGCGCCCAGGGCGCAAGAAGCCCCCTGCTCTCTCCAGCATCGTGGCCTGTTCGACTTCACTGAGAGACAACTTTGCCAACCTGTCACCTTCCAGGGCTAGTGATGTGGACAAAAGCCAGAGCTCCCTTGGTTCTGCAGTTAAGGAAACTTTTGTTTGGCCAGGAGAGCGAGACAAAGCCCCAGACTCCCTGGTGGTGACAGTAGAGGAAGGAGAGAATAACACGTTGAACAATAAAATGAATGAGGTTGCCCCTGTTAGGAGTCCAGGGCCTCAAGCTATAGTATCGGTAAGCCCCAAGTTTCCCTTCCTAGCAGAGTCCCCAGACCATGAAAAACAAGGCAGCTTCAAGAGCTTGAAGAGTCTGAAAAGCCGCCGTCATCCCTGGCTAACTCTGGAGAACATGACACCAGCAGCCACCCCAAACTCAGATAATCCCAGCAACTTTCATACTCCCAGCATGAGAACCCCTGGTAGCAGTGGGCCCCTCTTCTTTTCATTCACCCCCGTGACATCCCCAATGCTGGAGAGGTCACGTTTAGGGAACTCAGGCATTGTTCCTAGTCCAAGCTCAGATGATGCATCTAGTGCCCTGGTACAGGCTTCCATAGAGGTTTCTGGGACTGGAAGAGAGACAGGAAATGGAAATGCTAGTGCTCATCACACTGAGGAACAGAGGAGAGCAGAGAGTCCCTCACCTAATGATTCTGGTATCTCCTTAGCAGAGGGTGACTACGTGGGGCTGATGGAGGTGATCATGGAAGCCAGTGAgaatgtgtctgatgaagtggatagATACAGCTAA